A window of Trichoderma atroviride chromosome 3, complete sequence contains these coding sequences:
- a CDS encoding uncharacterized protein (EggNog:ENOG41) encodes MASQIMEIIIFDVQPIITINPHSLLTNSVWNDTLPTLKQQNGVRAVHWGQTIESQNKVYLLIDWIATQHCVKFEQSTGFAAFQMNLDLIALGAPRMLYAPIAPQMYPQIFNNVLTEIAIFSSYNSSFIDTFDGFSSVIKRSQGCTGVAKDIATNEIPGDVGEGGSEKLYVAMIGWLDLATHRTAMDSVAFKENVPSVEACVQVITVYHIKLVTV; translated from the exons ATGGCTTCCCAAATCATGGAGATCATCATTTTTGATGTACAGCctatcatcaccatcaacccTCACTCACTACTCACTAACAGCGTGTGGAATGACACGCTCCCCACACTAAAGCAGCAAAACGGTGTGCGAGCAGTCCATTGGGGCCAGACCATTGAGTCCCAAAACAAAGTGTACCTATTGATCG ACTGGATCGCAACTCAACATTGTGTCAAGTTCGAACAATCTACAGGTTTTGCAGCCTTTCAGATGAACCTTGATCTCATCGCCTTAGGCGCTCCTCGAATGCTTTATGCACCCATTGCTCCACAGATGTATCCACAAATATTCAACAATGTATTGACAGAGATTGCGATATTCTCTTCCTACAACTCGAGCTTTATTGACACATTTGACGGTTTTTCATCTGTGATCAAGAGGTCTCAGGGGTGTACTGGTGTTGCTAAGGATATTGCAACAAATGAAATTCCAGGAGACGTGGGAGAGGGAGGAAGTGAGAAGCTCTATGTTGCGATGATTGGGTGGTTGGATCTAGCAACGCATCGTACAGCAATGGATTCAGTGGCGTTTAAAGAAAACGTCCCGTCAGTGGAGGCTTGTGTTCAAGTGATCACTGTGTATCATATAAAACTGGTCACAGTTTAG